The DNA region CCGCCGCTGAGTTGGCCGATGGCCTGCATCTTCTGCGCCTGAAACAGCGCTTCGCGGGTTTGCTCCAGCACCTGCTGAGCTTGTGCGGCTTCGGTGATATCACGGGTGATCTTGGCGAAACCGAGCAGCGTGCCGGTTTCGCCCCAAATCGGATCGACCACGACATTGGCCAGGAACCGCGTACCGTCCTTGCGCACGCGCCAGCCTTTGTTTTCGAATCGCCCCTCACGTATTGCAATGTCCAGGGTCCGTTGTGGGGCGCCGGCCTCGCGGTCTTCCGGGGTGTAAAACATCGAAAAATGCTGGCCGATAACTTCTTCGGGCAAATACCCCTTTATTCGCTGAGCCCCGGGATTCCAGTTGGTCACGCGACCATCCGGGGCGAGCATGTAGATGGCGTAGTCAGTGACGCTTTGAACCAGCAGGCGGAACTGCTGCTCGCTTTGCTTGAGGACTTCTTCGGCCATTTTGCGGTCGGTCAGGTCGCGGGTAATCTTGGCAAACCCTAGCAACTTGCCCGACGGGTCGAGAATCGGATCAATGACGACGTGGCACCAGAAATGCGTGCCGTCCTTGCGAACCCGCCAGCCTTCCCCCTCGAAACGCCCCTCCCTGATCGCCGTGTCCAGCGCTCGCTGGGGCAAACCGGCACGGCGATCCTCTTCGGTATAGAAACGCGAAAAGTGCTGGCCGAGTATTTCGGCTTCTTCATACCCCTTGAAACGCTTGGCGCCAGCGTTCCAGCTGGTAATGGTTCCATCGGGATCAATCATGTAGATTGCGTAATCAACGACAGCATCGATCAACAATCGAAAACGGCTGTCCTCGATGGCGCTGGCTTTTTCTCGACCCTCGCTCATTGATTCCTCACGGCACTGTTGTGTTTCTGGAGTATGCGGCAAACCACAAAATTGGAAAGTCAGATAAACGACTCTCGTCGTACGTGTTATCGATTCACGTGTTTGACGATGTAGGCGTACAGATCGTTGTAGACGAAATTCGGAACATGCGAAGCATGAGTCGCAATCTTGCACAGTGCCAGATGGCACTCTTTGACCACTTCGTCGCGATCGCTCACCGCGAAGACATGGTTGTCGATGATGCTGGAATAGACGCTGTACGCAAAATCCACCTTGGTTGTCGTTGTGGTGACGGAGCCGTCGGCAGCTTTGGTGTAGGTACTCTGGGCAATCAAGGTCCGCTCGTTCAACACGCCGAACCCGCGTTCGTACACATTGATTTGCGAGCCGCTAACCGCCTTTGCAGCCGTCTCGAAGGCCAGGATGATCGCAGGCGCATAACTCATGCTGGCATTCAGCTTCGATACCGTGAGAAACCGTTCCATTTTCTGGTCTTCAAGGCTTTTGAACGCTCGTTTAATGCTCGACACATGAGCAAACTCTTGAGTGCAGCCAACGATGTGAGTCTCGAATTGATAGCCGGCGGCGGTCGCCGAAGTCGAAAAAGCAACGAAATCGACACTGTCGAACGCACATTCCATGATGATGTTGAATTTATCCGTGAAGGCCTGCGTAAAGATCTTCCTACTGACTTCACGAACAAATGCCTCGGTATGCTCATACGCATGCAAGACGCCAAGTTTGATCATCTCTGTGTATTGGGGGTGTTTCTTGCGGTAGTCGGGCAGGTAAAGGCGAACATAGTTTTCGTAGCGTTTTGAAGGCAGCAGGTTCTTTTCCAGCAGATAGGTTTTGCCTGACCCTTGCAGCCCGGCAACGACCAGAATTTTTGGGGTTGCCTCGGCCGTGATGCCGCTGAACAGTGTCACTTTTATTTCATTGAATGCGGCGGTGACTTGCTCAGGGGTGTACGTGTATTTCGGTGCTACTGACATATCTTGATTTCCTTATCAAAGATTCAGCTTGAAAGTGATGACTGGCTCTTTGAATAAAGACGGCATTCACTGATTGTTCAAACGGGCCTTTCTTTCAAGATATGTCGATGTTTTTAAAGTAAAAAATCCTACTCGACAGCGTGCAAAATCCTCGGAGCAATCGACCACCAGCGCGGCAGTAACTGCTTGACCTTGCTATCGCCAAACCGGTCATCGATCAACATCACCACCCCTTGATCCTGCTGGGTGCGGATCACCCTCCCCGCCGCCTGCACCACTTTCTGCACACCGGGAAACAGGTAGGTGTAGTCATAACCGGCGCCGAAAATCGCCGCCATGCGCTGTTTCAACTGCTCGTTGACCGGATTGAGTTGCGCCAGTCCGAGGGTGGCGATAAACGCTCCGATCAGCCGCGCGCCCGGCAAGTCGATGCCTTCGCCAAAAGCCCCGCCCAACACCGCGAAACCGACGCCCTGACTCTCGGCGGTGAACTGATCAAGAAAGTCCTGTCGCTGCCCTTCCCCCATGCCCCGGGACTGCGACCACAGATGGATGTGTGGATGTTTCTCGGCCAGCAACTGCGCCACTTGCTGCAAATAATCGAAGCTGCTGAAAAACGCCAGGTAATTGCCGGGACGTTGGCTGAACTGCCGGGCAATCAGCTCGACGATCGGCGCAAGGGAAGACTGGCGATGGACGAATCGCGTAGAGATCTGGCTGACGATGTGCACTTGCAGCTGATCGGCGTGAAATGGCGATTCAACGTCTATCCACACCGTGTTCACCGGCGTGCCGAGCAAATCGGCATAGTAGTGGCGAGGGCTCAGGGTCGCGGAAAACAGCACGCTGCTGCGTGCTGCCGTCAAGCGCGGGCGGATGAAGCCGGCGGGCACCACGTTGCGCAGGCACAGCTGCGACAGGTTGCGCTGGCGGTCGAGGTCGCGCTTGCTGATGTCGAACAGAAACTGTTCATCAAAGAGCTCGGCCACCCGGCAAAATTGCAGCATGTCGAAATAGAAGTTCTGTAACGCTCCGTCCAGGCCTTGCGGATGATCGTTCAGGTAGTCGCCGATGCTCGCGCTGCACGATAACAACGCCTGGAGCAGTTTTTCCGGCGCCTTGTCATAGGCCTGATAGGCGCCGAGTTGCAGGTTATGCAGGGCATTCCACTCACGGTTGACCCGCTGCAAGGGTTTTTTCAACGCCTCGGGTGCGGTTTTTCGTACACCGTTGAGGGTCGATTGGTCGAGGCTGGCGCTGTACATCTGCCGGCCACGCTCCACCAGGTTGTGCGCTTCGTCCACCAGCACCGCGACTTTCCAGTTATTGGCCTGGGCCAGCCCGAACAGCAGCGCGCTGAAATCGAAATAGTAGTTGTAATCGGCGACCAACACGTCTGCCCAGCGGGCCATTTCCTGGCTCAGGTAGTAGGGACAGACGTCGTGTTGCAGGGCGACCTCGCGCAAAGCGTTCTGGTTCAGCAGGGACAACTTGCTGGCCGCCTGGCGAGCGGCGGGCAAACGATCATAAAACCCCTGGGCCAGCGGGCAGGATTCTCCGTGACAGGCTTTGTCCGGATGCTCGCAGGCCTTGTCCCGGGCGATCATTTCGAGCACCCGCAAGGGTGGCGCGTCGGCGCTGTCGAGGATCACTTGCGCGGCGTCCAGCGCCAGTTTGCGCCCCGGGGTTTTCGCCGTGAGGAAGAACACCTTGTCCAATTGCTGCGGCGCCAGGGCCTTGAGCATGGGGAACAGCGTGCCGACCGTCTTGCCGATCCCCGTAGGCGCCTGAGCCATCAAGCAACGACCGGTGCTGACGGCCTTGAACACCGATTCCGCCAGATGGCGTTGCCCGGGTCGAAAGTCGGCATGG from Pseudomonas sp. ACM7 includes:
- a CDS encoding ATP-dependent DNA helicase encodes the protein MSYSIAVRALCEFTAKVGDLDLRFTPSPTALEGIVGHRTVASRRSEGYQSEVALEGLYQTLKVKGRADGYDPAQNCLEEVKTYRGDLSKQPANHRQLHWAQAKIYGWLMCQKLQLAQINLALVYFNIVNEKETCLVEAFSAAQLRLFFEQHCALFLLWAEQEMAHREGRNRAAQQLAFPHADFRPGQRHLAESVFKAVSTGRCLMAQAPTGIGKTVGTLFPMLKALAPQQLDKVFFLTAKTPGRKLALDAAQVILDSADAPPLRVLEMIARDKACEHPDKACHGESCPLAQGFYDRLPAARQAASKLSLLNQNALREVALQHDVCPYYLSQEMARWADVLVADYNYYFDFSALLFGLAQANNWKVAVLVDEAHNLVERGRQMYSASLDQSTLNGVRKTAPEALKKPLQRVNREWNALHNLQLGAYQAYDKAPEKLLQALLSCSASIGDYLNDHPQGLDGALQNFYFDMLQFCRVAELFDEQFLFDISKRDLDRQRNLSQLCLRNVVPAGFIRPRLTAARSSVLFSATLSPRHYYADLLGTPVNTVWIDVESPFHADQLQVHIVSQISTRFVHRQSSLAPIVELIARQFSQRPGNYLAFFSSFDYLQQVAQLLAEKHPHIHLWSQSRGMGEGQRQDFLDQFTAESQGVGFAVLGGAFGEGIDLPGARLIGAFIATLGLAQLNPVNEQLKQRMAAIFGAGYDYTYLFPGVQKVVQAAGRVIRTQQDQGVVMLIDDRFGDSKVKQLLPRWWSIAPRILHAVE
- a CDS encoding zeta toxin family protein, which encodes MSVAPKYTYTPEQVTAAFNEIKVTLFSGITAEATPKILVVAGLQGSGKTYLLEKNLLPSKRYENYVRLYLPDYRKKHPQYTEMIKLGVLHAYEHTEAFVREVSRKIFTQAFTDKFNIIMECAFDSVDFVAFSTSATAAGYQFETHIVGCTQEFAHVSSIKRAFKSLEDQKMERFLTVSKLNASMSYAPAIILAFETAAKAVSGSQINVYERGFGVLNERTLIAQSTYTKAADGSVTTTTTKVDFAYSVYSSIIDNHVFAVSDRDEVVKECHLALCKIATHASHVPNFVYNDLYAYIVKHVNR